From one Parambassis ranga chromosome 5, fParRan2.1, whole genome shotgun sequence genomic stretch:
- the LOC114435765 gene encoding butyrophilin-like protein 2, translated as MGSEDGFLSSALTLITFLLILIVTCVEAQYWIIGSPKTVTAAPGDDVILTCRVDPELNLAERTVEWLKPDLPPDPRDRLKGEEYVHQYRDAGEVLDLQMEAYRGRTMMFKDELKHGNISLKIFNVSEKDGGRYRCYIPKLKGWTQSSIVSLIIDRDLTKTGTTETTLFSTNLQTTGPKEDLNDLGGSSHRSRLIPLVVFLVLLVLGVGSGLYVFVSKLQKSEVSKVPPL; from the exons ATGGGCAGTGAGGACGGTTTTCTCTCTTCTGCTTTGACTCTGATCACTTTTCTACTCATTCTCATCGTCACATGTGTGGAAG CTCAGTATTGGATCATCGGCTCACCTAAGACCGTTACGGCTGCtccaggtgatgatgtcatcctgacATGTCGCGTGGATCCTGAGTTAAACCTGGCAGAGCGGACAGTGGAGTGGTTAAAGCCCGACCTGCCACCTGACCCCAGAGACCGGCTGAAAGGAGAGGAGTATGTCCATCAGTACAGGGATGCTGGAGAGGTCCTGGACCTGCAGATGGAGGCGTACAGAGGGAGGACCATGATGTTCAAAGACGAACTCAAACATGGAAACATATCGCTCAAAATCTTCAATGTCTCAGAGAAAGACGGAGGAAGATACAGATGCTACATCCCAAAGTTAAAGGGATGGACTCAGTCATCGATCGTTAGTCTGATCATCG ACAGAGACTTGACTAAAACAGGGACAACAGAGACGACACTGTTCTCCACAAACCTCCAGACTACTGGTCCAAAGGAGGATTTGAATG ATCTTGGTGGTTCGTCTCATCGGAGCAGGCTGAtccctctggtggtcttccTGGTCCTTCTGGTCCTCGGTGTTGGATCTGGTTTATACGTGTTTGTGTCAAAGCTCCAAAAATCAGAA GTCAGTAAAGTCCCTCCACTCTAG
- the LOC114435772 gene encoding butyrophilin-like protein 2 isoform X1 — MERFVVALLVVFSVEGQYRVIGSPKTVTAAPGDDVILTCRVDPELNLAERTVEWLKPDLPPDPRDRLRGEEYVHQYRDAGEVLDLQMEAYRGRTMLFKDELKHGNISLKIFNVSEEDGGRYRCYIPKLKGWTQSSIVSLIIEAKPAKTGTTETPLDPRNHQTPKEEFDDLGGSSHRSRLIPLVVFLVLLVLCVGSGLYMFVSKHQKSEVSKVPPL; from the exons ATGGAGAGGTTTGTTGTGGCCTTGCTGGTTGTCTTCTCTGTGGAAG GTCAGTATCGGGTCATAGGCTCACCTAAGACTGTTACAGCTGCtccaggtgatgatgtcatcctgacATGTCGCGTGGATCCTGAGTTAAACCTGGCAGAGCGGACAGTGGAGTGGTTAAAGCCCGACCTGCCACCTGACCCCAGAGACCggctgagaggagaggagtatGTCCATCAGTACAGGGATGCTGGAGAGGTCCTGGACCTGCAGATGGAGGCGTACAGAGGGAGGACCATGCTGTTCAAAGACGAACTCAAACATGGAAACATATCGCTCAAAATCTTCAACGTCtcagaggaagatggaggaagatACAGATGCTACATCCCAAAGTTAAAGGGATGGACTCAGTCATCGATCGTTAGTCTGATCATTG AAGCAAAACCAGCTAAAACAGGGACGACAGAGACACCACTGGATCCCAGAAACCACCAAACTCCAAAGGAGGAATTTGATG ATCTTGGTGGTTCGTCTCATCGGAGCAGGCTGAtccctctggtggtcttccTGGTCCTTCTGGTCCTCTGTGTTGGATCTGGTTTATACATGTTTGTGTCAAAGCACCAAAAATCAGAA GTCAGTAAAGTCCCTCCACTCTAG
- the LOC114435772 gene encoding butyrophilin-like protein 2 isoform X2 yields the protein MERFVVALLVVFSVEGQYRVIGSPKTVTAAPGDDVILTCRVDPELNLAERTVEWLKPDLPPDPRDRLRGEEYVHQYRDAGEVLDLQMEAYRGRTMLFKDELKHGNISLKIFNVSEEDGGRYRCYIPKLKGWTQSSIVSLIIEAKPAKTGTTETPLDPRNHQTPKEEFDGLKI from the exons ATGGAGAGGTTTGTTGTGGCCTTGCTGGTTGTCTTCTCTGTGGAAG GTCAGTATCGGGTCATAGGCTCACCTAAGACTGTTACAGCTGCtccaggtgatgatgtcatcctgacATGTCGCGTGGATCCTGAGTTAAACCTGGCAGAGCGGACAGTGGAGTGGTTAAAGCCCGACCTGCCACCTGACCCCAGAGACCggctgagaggagaggagtatGTCCATCAGTACAGGGATGCTGGAGAGGTCCTGGACCTGCAGATGGAGGCGTACAGAGGGAGGACCATGCTGTTCAAAGACGAACTCAAACATGGAAACATATCGCTCAAAATCTTCAACGTCtcagaggaagatggaggaagatACAGATGCTACATCCCAAAGTTAAAGGGATGGACTCAGTCATCGATCGTTAGTCTGATCATTG AAGCAAAACCAGCTAAAACAGGGACGACAGAGACACCACTGGATCCCAGAAACCACCAAACTCCAAAGGAGGAATTTGATG GCTTGAAAATCTGA
- the LOC114435770 gene encoding myelin-oligodendrocyte glycoprotein-like has protein sequence MGSEDGFLSSTLTLITFLLIVLLTCVEGQYRVIGSPERVTAAPGDDVILTCHLEPDLNLAERTVEWSKPDLPPDPRDRLKGEKYVSLYRHYKEDPNMQMEAYRGRTMLFKDELKHGNISLKIVNVSEEDGGRYRCYIPKLKGWTRSSIVSLIIETKPAKTGTTETPLDPRNHQTPKEFDDLGGSSHRSRLIPLVVFLVLVVLGVGSGLYVFVSKHQKSEVSKVPPL, from the exons ATGGGCAGTGAGGACGGTTTTCTCTCTTCTACTCTGACTCTGATCACTTTTCTACTCATTGTCCTCCTCACATGTGTGGAAG GTCAGTATCGGGTCATCGGCTCACCTGAGAGAGTTACTGCTGCtccaggtgatgatgtcatcctgacGTGTCACCTGGAGCCGGATTTAAACCTGGCAGAGCGGACAGTGGAGTGGTCAAAGCCCGACCTGCCGCCTGACCCCAGAGACCGACTGAAAGGAGAGAAGTATGTCAGTCTGTACCGGCACTACAAAGAGGACCCCAACATGCAGATGGAGGCGTACAGAGGGAGGACCATGCTGTTCAAAGACGAACTCAAACATGGAAACATATCGCTCAAAATCGTCAACGTCtcagaggaagatggaggaagatACAGATGCTACATCCCAAAGTTAAAGGGATGGACTCGGTCATCGATCGTTAGTCTGATCATCG AAACAAAACCAGCTAAAACAGGGACGACAGAGACACCACTGGATCCCAGAAACCACCAAACTCCAAAGGAATTTGATG ATCTCGGTGGTTCGTCTCATCGGAGCAGGCTGAtccctctggtggtcttccTGGTCCTTGTTGTCCTCGGTGTTGGATCTGGTTTATACGTGTTTGTGTCAAAGCACCAAAAATCAGAA GTCAGTAAAGTCCCTCCACTCTAG
- the LOC114435767 gene encoding butyrophilin-like protein 2 isoform X2 yields the protein MEKFVLSSVFMASLLAVSSTPVEGSRYKVVGSPEPIVAAPGDDVILSCQVEPKLNVEGLTVEWSDPDLKPDPRDRLKRVDFVHLYRHYKEDPNMQLEAYRGRTMLFKDGLKHGNISLKIFSVSEEDGGRYRCLIPKLGGQTQSSIISLVIDSAKTRTTKTPLGLIIPRSSKESGKLQDRGKPQDRDHQKWLVPVVVVSVFLVLGFGLYKFCVSKKKSEVPPI from the exons ATGGAGAAGTTTGTGTTATCGTCTGTTTTCATGGCCTCTCTGCTGGCTGTCTCCTCCACGCCTGTGGAAG GTAGCAGGTATAAGGTGGTCGGCTCACCTGAGCCAATCGTGGCTGCtccaggtgatgatgtcatcctgtCGTGTCAGGTGGAGCCGAAGCTGAATGTAGAAGGCCTGACGGTGGAGTGGTCGGACCCCGACCTGAAACCTGACCCCAGAGATCGACTGAAACGAGTCGACTTTGTCCATCTGTACCGGCACTACAAAGAGGACCCCAACATGCAGCTGGAGGCGTACAGAGGGAGGACCATGCTGTTCAAAGACGGACTCAAACATGGAAACATATCGCTCAAAATCTTCAGCGTCTCAGAGGAAGATGGGGGAAGATACAGATGTTTGATCCCAAAGTTAGGGGGCCAAACGCAGTCATCAATCATTAGCCTGGTCATTG ACTCAGCTAAAACCAGGACAACCAAGACACCGCTGGGCCTTATAATTCCTCGGTCCTCTAAAGAGAGCGGTAAACTGCAGGATCGTGGTAAACCGCAGGATCGTG ATCATCAGAAATGGCTGGTCCCTGTCGTggttgtttctgtctttctggTCCTTGGATTTGGTTTATACAAGTTCTGTGTGTCTAAAAAG AAATCTGAGGTTCCTCCGATCTAG
- the LOC114435767 gene encoding butyrophilin-like protein 2 isoform X1 has translation MEKFVLSSVFMASLLAVSSTPVEGSRYKVVGSPEPIVAAPGDDVILSCQVEPKLNVEGLTVEWSDPDLKPDPRDRLKRVDFVHLYRHYKEDPNMQLEAYRGRTMLFKDGLKHGNISLKIFSVSEEDGGRYRCLIPKLGGQTQSSIISLVIDSAKTRTTKTPLGLIIPRSSKESGKLQDRGKPQDRGKPQDRDHQKWLVPVVVVSVFLVLGFGLYKFCVSKKKSEVPPI, from the exons ATGGAGAAGTTTGTGTTATCGTCTGTTTTCATGGCCTCTCTGCTGGCTGTCTCCTCCACGCCTGTGGAAG GTAGCAGGTATAAGGTGGTCGGCTCACCTGAGCCAATCGTGGCTGCtccaggtgatgatgtcatcctgtCGTGTCAGGTGGAGCCGAAGCTGAATGTAGAAGGCCTGACGGTGGAGTGGTCGGACCCCGACCTGAAACCTGACCCCAGAGATCGACTGAAACGAGTCGACTTTGTCCATCTGTACCGGCACTACAAAGAGGACCCCAACATGCAGCTGGAGGCGTACAGAGGGAGGACCATGCTGTTCAAAGACGGACTCAAACATGGAAACATATCGCTCAAAATCTTCAGCGTCTCAGAGGAAGATGGGGGAAGATACAGATGTTTGATCCCAAAGTTAGGGGGCCAAACGCAGTCATCAATCATTAGCCTGGTCATTG ACTCAGCTAAAACCAGGACAACCAAGACACCGCTGGGCCTTATAATTCCTCGGTCCTCTAAAGAGAGCGGTAAACTGCAGGATCGTGGTAAACCGCAGGATCGTGGTAAACCGCAGGATCGTG ATCATCAGAAATGGCTGGTCCCTGTCGTggttgtttctgtctttctggTCCTTGGATTTGGTTTATACAAGTTCTGTGTGTCTAAAAAG AAATCTGAGGTTCCTCCGATCTAG